The following proteins are co-located in the Paludibaculum fermentans genome:
- a CDS encoding sialate O-acetylesterase, with protein MRRRSFLAGLPAVVLQPQTAGMKLFLLAGQSNMAGRGVITPEDQAPIPGVFALNKEMSWVPAVDPIHFDKPIAAAGLARSFALTLLRFAPQQRIGLVPAAMGGSSLDEWQPGGALFAQAIQRAKAAAPGGTFSGILWHQGEADSGKEELARSYTARWVPMMTALRGELGSPELPVVVGQLGEFLRTTEGGCPFSGVVNEHLAQLPLRARRVGFVSSSRLKDKGDLIHFDTAGLHEFGRRYALAYLGLDATWG; from the coding sequence ATGCGAAGAAGGTCTTTCCTGGCGGGCCTGCCCGCGGTGGTGCTGCAGCCGCAGACAGCGGGGATGAAGCTGTTTCTGCTGGCCGGGCAGTCGAACATGGCGGGGCGCGGGGTAATCACGCCCGAGGACCAGGCACCGATCCCCGGCGTCTTCGCGCTGAACAAGGAGATGTCCTGGGTGCCGGCTGTCGATCCCATCCACTTCGACAAACCGATTGCGGCGGCCGGACTGGCCAGGTCGTTTGCACTCACGCTGCTGCGGTTCGCGCCGCAGCAGAGGATCGGCTTGGTTCCGGCGGCGATGGGCGGATCCAGCCTGGACGAATGGCAGCCCGGCGGTGCGCTGTTCGCCCAGGCGATACAACGCGCCAAGGCGGCGGCTCCGGGTGGGACATTCAGCGGGATTCTCTGGCACCAGGGTGAGGCGGACAGCGGGAAAGAGGAACTGGCCCGGTCGTACACGGCCCGGTGGGTGCCGATGATGACGGCCTTGCGCGGTGAATTGGGTTCGCCCGAGTTGCCCGTGGTCGTGGGGCAACTGGGCGAATTTTTGCGCACCACTGAAGGGGGTTGCCCGTTTTCCGGCGTGGTGAACGAGCACCTGGCGCAGTTGCCGTTGCGGGCGCGGCGAGTTGGGTTCGTGTCCTCAAGCCGCCTGAAGGACAAGGGCGACTTGATCCATTTCGACACGGCAGGGCTGCACGAGTTTGGACGGCGTTATGCCCTGGCGTACCTGGGGCTGGATGCTACCTGGGGCTGA
- a CDS encoding ATP-grasp domain-containing protein, with product MKGDELRRLFNSHFTPERFARFQSLIDERSGTHVGFRLCETPCFFDSDFMQRISREGRELISQLVDDPAYRRISDASLPEQYNVPNEPAEPMFVQVDFGVVRGEDGFLHPKLVEIQGFPSLYAFQPVLAQSYIDAYEMPVDLHYLLDGLNNSQYWALLKHSIVGGHDPENVVLLEVDPGHQKTRCDFLLTERMLGVRAVCLTQVVRRGRNLFYQRDGREVEIRRIYNRAIVDEIERRQVAMPFDWRDDLDVEWAGHPNFYFRVSKFSIPYLHHPSVPETIFLDRVEKLPDDLSKWVLKPLYSFAGLGVVIGPEKADIDAIPAAQRANFILQQRVEFTPVVETPFGLTKAEIRVMYVNRRPVTHIIRMGRGKMMGVDHNRNMEWVGASAALYHEES from the coding sequence GTGAAAGGCGATGAACTCCGGCGCCTCTTCAACAGCCACTTCACGCCGGAGCGGTTCGCGCGATTCCAGTCTTTAATCGACGAACGCAGCGGCACCCACGTCGGGTTCCGCCTCTGCGAAACGCCCTGCTTCTTCGACTCGGACTTCATGCAGCGCATCTCGCGCGAAGGCCGCGAACTCATTAGTCAACTGGTGGACGACCCCGCCTACCGCCGGATCTCCGACGCCTCGCTGCCCGAGCAATACAACGTCCCAAACGAACCCGCTGAGCCGATGTTCGTCCAGGTCGACTTCGGCGTGGTCCGCGGAGAGGACGGCTTCCTTCACCCTAAGCTGGTGGAGATACAGGGCTTCCCTTCCCTCTACGCCTTCCAGCCCGTACTCGCGCAGAGCTACATCGACGCCTACGAGATGCCCGTAGACCTCCACTACCTGCTGGACGGCCTCAACAATTCCCAATACTGGGCTCTGCTGAAGCACTCGATCGTCGGCGGCCACGACCCCGAAAACGTCGTCCTGCTGGAAGTGGATCCCGGCCACCAGAAGACGCGCTGCGACTTCCTGCTGACAGAGCGCATGCTCGGCGTCAGGGCCGTCTGCCTCACCCAGGTCGTGAGGCGCGGCCGTAACCTGTTCTACCAGCGGGACGGACGCGAAGTGGAGATCCGCCGCATCTACAACCGCGCCATCGTCGACGAGATCGAACGCCGCCAGGTGGCCATGCCCTTCGACTGGCGCGACGACCTGGACGTGGAATGGGCCGGCCACCCGAACTTCTACTTCCGTGTCTCGAAGTTCTCCATTCCTTACCTCCATCACCCCTCGGTACCGGAAACCATCTTCCTGGACCGAGTGGAAAAGCTGCCGGACGACCTGTCGAAGTGGGTGCTGAAGCCGCTCTACTCCTTCGCCGGACTCGGCGTGGTGATCGGCCCCGAGAAAGCGGACATCGACGCCATCCCGGCCGCCCAGCGCGCCAACTTCATCCTGCAACAGCGGGTGGAGTTCACCCCCGTCGTCGAGACCCCCTTCGGGCTCACCAAGGCCGAGATCCGGGTGATGTACGTCAACCGCCGCCCGGTCACCCATATCATTCGAATGGGCCGCGGCAAGATGATGGGCGTGGACCACAACAGGAATATGGAGTGGGTCGGAGCCAGCGCGGCGCTGTACCATGAAGAGTCATGA
- a CDS encoding aminopeptidase, protein MIPFDPELTQGARNAVRVCLRVQPHEKVTVITDNVSREIAAALEAALAEIGAPYQTFVLEECAARPLEAMPQVVLDDMESSQVSIFAVVAQRNELRSRMQMTDVVNRRKIRHAHMVNIEKRIMLEGMRADYLAVDDLSLRLLDITRPARQIRARNAAGTDIVATMNPDYKWLKTSGIISENTWGNLPGGEVWTTPGEVNGRFVVDGVVGDYLCAKYGDLAATPLTLLIEGNRLKEAHCANKELETEFWQYTHTDENSDRVGEFAIGTNLGVRDVIGNILQDEKIPGVHIAFGNPYGDHTGAQWYSSTHIDVVGRKFTIHADDRLIMQDGEFAL, encoded by the coding sequence TTGATCCCTTTCGACCCTGAATTGACGCAAGGGGCGCGCAACGCAGTCAGGGTCTGCCTGCGCGTCCAACCGCACGAAAAAGTAACGGTCATCACCGACAACGTCTCCCGCGAGATCGCGGCCGCACTGGAGGCGGCACTGGCGGAAATCGGAGCCCCTTACCAGACGTTCGTCCTCGAAGAGTGCGCCGCGCGCCCTCTGGAAGCGATGCCGCAGGTGGTGCTGGACGACATGGAGTCGAGCCAGGTGAGCATCTTTGCCGTGGTGGCGCAGCGCAACGAGCTCCGCAGCCGCATGCAGATGACCGACGTGGTGAACCGCCGCAAGATCCGCCACGCCCACATGGTGAACATCGAGAAGCGCATCATGCTCGAAGGCATGCGGGCGGACTACCTGGCGGTGGACGACCTGAGCCTCCGCCTGCTCGACATCACCCGTCCAGCCAGGCAGATCCGCGCCCGCAACGCCGCCGGCACGGATATCGTGGCGACCATGAATCCCGACTACAAGTGGCTGAAAACAAGCGGGATTATCAGCGAGAACACGTGGGGCAACCTGCCCGGCGGCGAAGTCTGGACCACCCCCGGCGAGGTGAACGGCCGCTTTGTCGTGGACGGCGTAGTGGGCGACTATCTTTGCGCGAAGTACGGCGACCTGGCCGCCACTCCGCTCACGCTGCTCATCGAGGGCAACCGGCTGAAGGAAGCACACTGCGCCAACAAGGAACTGGAAACCGAGTTCTGGCAGTACACCCACACCGATGAGAACTCAGACCGTGTCGGCGAGTTCGCCATCGGCACCAACCTGGGCGTCCGCGATGTCATCGGCAACATCCTGCAGGACGAGAAGATCCCCGGCGTCCACATCGCCTTCGGCAATCCCTACGGCGACCACACCGGAGCGCAGTGGTACTCCTCGACCCACATCGATGTCGTGGGCCGGAAGTTCACCATTCACGCCGACGACCGCCTGATCATGCAGGACGGGGAGTTCGCGCTGTGA
- a CDS encoding carboxylate-amine ligase has translation MKSPSFTIGIEEEYMTVDPVTRELRSHIDAEMIEQGKLVLRERVKPEMHQCVVEVGTEICHNIAEARAEITTIRRHMVALAKANGLRLAAAATHPFSHWRNQSIYPDERYRTIVEDMQNVARANLIFGLHVHVGIEDRETAIHIMNAARYFLPHILALSTNSPFWLGDETGLRSYRCKVFDKFPRTNIPDYFQSYGEYESLVNLLIQTGCIDNAKKIWWDLRPHPTFSTIEFRICDLPMRLDETIALAALIQATVVMLWKLHSNNQGFRLYRRMLLMENKWRAVRYGINGKLIDFGKRVEVPFRDLMEEYFNMVAPVAEELGSLGEINYLRQILEEGTGADRQLKVFHETRDLKAVVDYIIQETEAGLN, from the coding sequence ATGAAGAGTCCAAGCTTCACCATCGGCATCGAAGAAGAATACATGACCGTCGATCCCGTGACGCGGGAGCTGCGCAGTCACATCGACGCGGAAATGATCGAGCAGGGCAAACTGGTGCTGCGCGAGCGCGTCAAGCCGGAGATGCACCAGTGCGTGGTCGAGGTCGGTACCGAGATCTGCCACAACATCGCCGAGGCGCGGGCCGAGATCACCACCATCCGCCGCCACATGGTGGCTCTCGCCAAGGCGAACGGACTCAGGCTGGCGGCCGCCGCTACCCATCCGTTCTCCCACTGGCGGAACCAGAGCATCTATCCGGACGAACGCTACCGGACCATCGTCGAAGACATGCAGAACGTGGCCCGCGCCAACCTGATCTTCGGGCTGCACGTTCACGTGGGCATTGAGGACCGCGAAACCGCGATCCACATCATGAACGCCGCGCGCTACTTCCTGCCCCACATCCTCGCGCTCTCCACCAACTCACCCTTCTGGCTGGGCGACGAAACCGGCCTGCGCAGCTATCGGTGCAAGGTCTTCGACAAGTTCCCCCGCACCAATATCCCAGACTACTTCCAGAGCTATGGGGAATACGAGAGCCTGGTAAACCTCCTCATCCAGACCGGCTGCATCGACAACGCCAAGAAGATCTGGTGGGACCTCCGGCCCCATCCGACGTTCTCCACCATCGAGTTCCGCATCTGCGACCTGCCCATGCGCCTGGACGAAACCATCGCCCTGGCGGCGCTCATCCAGGCCACCGTGGTCATGCTCTGGAAGCTCCACTCCAACAACCAGGGTTTCCGCCTCTATCGCCGTATGTTGTTGATGGAAAATAAGTGGCGCGCCGTCCGCTACGGCATCAACGGCAAGCTGATCGATTTCGGCAAGCGGGTGGAAGTCCCGTTCCGCGACCTCATGGAGGAGTATTTCAATATGGTGGCGCCCGTGGCCGAAGAACTTGGTAGCCTCGGCGAAATCAATTACCTGCGGCAGATCCTCGAAGAAGGCACCGGAGCCGACCGGCAGCTAAAGGTCTTCCACGAAACACGCGACCTCAAGGCCGTCGTGGACTACATCATCCAGGAAACAGAAGCGGGGCTCAATTGA
- a CDS encoding ATP-grasp domain-containing protein, whose product MKKIGLLYGMENTFPMALVERINARQVDGVIAESLMTGAFRMDKPSGYEVIIDRISHDIPFYRAYLRNAILHGAKVINNPFWWSADDKFFNYALGEQIGVAVPKTVMLPHHSHPPSTTSQSMRNLMHPLNWQEVFDYIGFPAFMKPHLGGGWRNVYKVNSPDELYAAYNQTGDLGMVLQENIDFTDYYRCYVIGREKVHVMAYDPRLPHEQRYVTTADPRQSPLYDRIVADALKLCRALGYDMNTVEFAVRDGIPYAIDYLNPAPDADRFSVGEENFEWILEAMADFAIATALSPVLPRDDYHWGRFLAGGQR is encoded by the coding sequence ATGAAGAAGATCGGGCTTTTGTATGGGATGGAGAACACCTTCCCGATGGCATTGGTGGAGCGCATCAACGCGCGGCAGGTGGACGGAGTGATCGCCGAGAGCCTGATGACCGGCGCGTTCCGCATGGACAAACCCAGTGGCTACGAGGTCATCATCGACCGGATTTCGCACGATATCCCGTTCTATCGGGCCTACCTCCGGAACGCCATCCTCCACGGCGCCAAGGTCATCAACAATCCGTTCTGGTGGAGCGCCGACGACAAGTTCTTCAACTACGCGCTGGGCGAGCAGATCGGCGTGGCGGTTCCCAAAACCGTCATGCTGCCGCACCACTCCCATCCACCCAGCACGACCTCCCAGTCGATGCGCAACCTGATGCACCCTCTCAACTGGCAGGAAGTCTTTGACTACATTGGCTTTCCCGCCTTCATGAAACCGCATCTGGGCGGCGGCTGGCGGAACGTCTACAAAGTGAATTCCCCCGACGAGCTCTACGCCGCCTACAACCAGACGGGCGACCTGGGCATGGTGCTCCAGGAAAACATCGACTTCACCGACTACTACCGCTGCTACGTCATCGGCCGCGAAAAGGTGCATGTCATGGCCTACGACCCGCGCCTCCCGCACGAGCAGCGCTACGTCACCACCGCCGACCCCAGGCAATCCCCGCTCTACGACCGGATCGTGGCCGACGCGCTAAAGCTTTGCAGGGCACTGGGTTACGACATGAATACGGTGGAGTTCGCGGTGCGCGACGGCATCCCTTACGCCATCGACTACCTGAATCCGGCTCCGGACGCCGACAGGTTCTCCGTCGGCGAGGAGAACTTCGAGTGGATTCTCGAGGCCATGGCCGACTTCGCTATCGCCACGGCGCTCAGCCCTGTCCTGCCGCGGGACGACTACCACTGGGGCCGGTTCCTGGCCGGCGGCCAACGCTAG
- a CDS encoding esterase family protein, protein MNREYHKWYSQRLGREMEILQFGHGGIPMLVFPSSMGRFFEYEDRGMVQAMQWQLDTGQAMLFCVDSVDRESWYNKGIHPADRVRRHVQYEEYLLKEVLPLMRARSGHHRVAVTGCSFGGYHCTNFALRHPECVHTCVSMSGAYDIKQFLGGYYDNECYFNNPVDFVPNTQDAWYLDQYRREIRWVFGAGEHDICLEENRRISGIFNAKGIPHWFDYWGLGAVHDWPLWQLMSKKYFS, encoded by the coding sequence ATGAATCGCGAATATCACAAGTGGTACAGCCAACGATTGGGCCGGGAAATGGAGATTCTCCAGTTCGGACACGGGGGAATCCCCATGCTGGTCTTCCCCAGCTCGATGGGCCGGTTCTTCGAATACGAGGATCGCGGCATGGTGCAAGCCATGCAATGGCAACTGGATACGGGCCAGGCCATGCTCTTCTGCGTCGACAGTGTCGACAGGGAGAGCTGGTACAACAAAGGCATTCATCCAGCCGACCGCGTCCGCCGGCACGTGCAATACGAGGAGTACCTCCTGAAAGAAGTACTGCCCCTGATGCGGGCCCGCAGCGGGCATCACCGCGTCGCGGTGACCGGTTGCAGCTTCGGCGGCTACCACTGCACGAACTTTGCGTTGCGCCATCCGGAATGTGTTCACACTTGTGTCTCCATGTCGGGCGCCTACGACATCAAACAGTTCCTGGGCGGCTACTATGACAACGAGTGCTACTTCAACAACCCGGTGGACTTCGTGCCCAACACGCAGGACGCCTGGTATCTTGACCAGTACCGTCGCGAGATCCGCTGGGTTTTCGGCGCGGGCGAACACGACATCTGCCTGGAGGAGAACCGCCGCATCTCGGGCATCTTCAACGCCAAGGGCATCCCCCACTGGTTCGACTACTGGGGGCTGGGCGCGGTCCACGATTGGCCCTTGTGGCAGCTCATGTCGAAGAAGTACTTTAGCTAG
- a CDS encoding hybrid sensor histidine kinase/response regulator: protein MDLRASGLRLAACLAAVCLAPRVCAQKFAFQEFGYADGLLNLAVEQVIQDKDGFLWVGTQNGLYRFDGHSFAEYGIKDGVPATSLQSLHQSPDGTIWLGSQVGLWVQNGNRFDKVDIAPAKKVVGAQGVASDRSGRVYIATPSGLLIADRQKTGTWKYHYATGVKSPVASVMVNRRDEVWFGCLTSICKLDGENEIPAATWSEQPKDPWQYMLEDHDGNLWIRNRVTVMVRRVGTEEFVPVPCDRSLSSPWVPQLALDNKGRLLVPLKEGFAILEGNRWRFVTRAQGLAANDVSMIFRDKDGAMWIGLLGRGLFRWIGYGEWEGYTYTEGLNDELVWQILPDGHGAIWVATRGGLYLGRRKSERYFFEPTPALQGEEIQALAMDRDGSLWAGLRGFGAVHFFPGTGRVDRYPMAQLGRNSYISHIEIDKEGQIWASTTTKSGLNLFNPKTRRFEPVDVPGSEKSTGLTMKVLADGELWYGTTHGLFRRTGGRWIRYGLREGLKYDGVWSISDGPDDSVWIAYQTGMGLTRATRQGDKLQLSHLTPADGLPSNQIYFTRFDTKGNMWVGSDRGVGVFNGKQWSQYRRGDGLVWDDCNSDAFASEPDGTVWIGTSAGLSRFHESEVKASPGPPRVVLTSVQLGGHPQTPSTAAKVDYRWNTLTVRFAVLSFSRPSSQRFRYRVVGLSSEWQNTSQREMQFAEMPPGDYRLEVYGFDGYKEWSREPAVFAFTIMPPWWANRYLQGLVVLLLIAAGLWRIERAKHQHREETERLERAVDERTKQLRLEKERSERANRLKDEFLANVSHEIRTPMNGILGMTELALGTPLTTEQKDYLETVKISADSLLALLNDILDLSKIEAGFMEIGHEEFPLRDTVQQAVRTLAGRAAAKRLELTCSFDKKLPNRMIGDSSRLRQVLLNLLGNALKFTEKGSVSLSVALDRTVDNDAEIRFEVKDTGIGIPLDQQKLIFEAFRQADGSVTRRYGGTGLGLAISAKIVDGMGGRLEVESEPGKGSLFRFWVKMQLVAPLENAPDPEPEPVPEPPAPARLRVLVAEDNPVNRKLVERLMSKRGHDVVAVSDGKQAVDRISVQHFDVVLMDVQMPGMDGLEATRQIRSLEVALGRHVPILALTANAMKGDEGSCLEAGMDGFLTKPYEAEKLFGVIDEMTRRNPIP, encoded by the coding sequence ATGGACCTACGCGCGAGCGGCCTCCGGCTGGCAGCGTGCCTGGCAGCAGTCTGCCTGGCACCGCGCGTGTGTGCCCAAAAGTTTGCGTTTCAGGAGTTTGGCTACGCGGACGGACTGCTGAACCTGGCCGTTGAGCAGGTGATCCAGGACAAGGACGGCTTCCTCTGGGTGGGCACCCAGAACGGGCTGTACCGCTTCGATGGGCACAGTTTCGCCGAGTATGGCATCAAGGACGGCGTGCCGGCGACCTCGCTGCAGTCGCTGCACCAGAGTCCCGACGGAACCATCTGGCTGGGAAGCCAAGTTGGCTTGTGGGTCCAGAACGGAAACCGGTTCGACAAAGTCGACATCGCACCGGCCAAGAAAGTCGTGGGGGCACAGGGCGTTGCCTCGGACCGCTCCGGCCGGGTGTACATTGCGACGCCGTCCGGCCTGCTCATTGCCGACCGTCAGAAAACCGGGACCTGGAAGTACCACTACGCGACTGGCGTGAAGAGCCCCGTGGCCAGTGTGATGGTCAATCGCCGGGACGAAGTCTGGTTCGGCTGCCTGACGTCCATCTGCAAACTGGACGGTGAGAATGAGATCCCGGCCGCCACCTGGAGTGAGCAGCCGAAGGATCCATGGCAGTACATGCTGGAGGATCACGACGGCAATCTCTGGATCCGGAACCGGGTGACGGTGATGGTGCGCAGGGTGGGGACTGAGGAATTTGTGCCCGTCCCGTGCGACCGGTCGCTGAGCAGTCCCTGGGTGCCGCAGTTGGCCCTCGACAACAAGGGACGCCTGCTGGTGCCCCTGAAAGAGGGTTTCGCCATTCTGGAGGGGAACCGCTGGCGCTTTGTCACGCGGGCCCAGGGGCTCGCCGCAAACGACGTTTCCATGATCTTCCGGGACAAGGACGGTGCGATGTGGATCGGCCTGCTGGGCCGCGGGCTGTTTCGCTGGATCGGCTACGGAGAGTGGGAAGGCTACACCTACACGGAAGGACTCAACGACGAACTCGTCTGGCAGATCCTGCCTGACGGGCACGGCGCCATCTGGGTAGCCACGCGGGGCGGCCTTTATCTCGGGAGGAGAAAGTCGGAGAGGTACTTCTTCGAGCCGACTCCCGCCTTGCAGGGGGAAGAGATCCAGGCGCTCGCGATGGATCGGGATGGCAGCCTGTGGGCCGGATTGCGCGGCTTCGGCGCGGTTCACTTCTTTCCGGGAACAGGGCGTGTCGACCGGTATCCCATGGCCCAACTGGGGCGGAACAGTTACATCTCGCACATCGAGATCGACAAAGAGGGGCAGATCTGGGCCTCGACGACCACCAAGTCCGGGTTGAATCTCTTCAATCCGAAGACGCGCCGCTTCGAGCCGGTGGATGTGCCGGGTTCCGAGAAATCGACAGGGCTGACCATGAAGGTCCTGGCGGATGGCGAGCTCTGGTACGGCACAACCCACGGGTTGTTCCGCCGGACGGGCGGCCGATGGATCCGGTATGGGCTACGGGAAGGCTTGAAGTATGACGGCGTCTGGTCGATCAGCGACGGGCCGGACGATTCGGTGTGGATCGCCTATCAGACGGGCATGGGGCTGACCCGCGCCACCCGCCAGGGCGACAAGCTGCAACTTTCGCACCTGACCCCCGCGGATGGACTGCCGTCGAACCAGATTTACTTCACGCGATTCGACACCAAGGGGAACATGTGGGTGGGGTCGGATCGAGGCGTGGGCGTCTTCAACGGCAAGCAATGGTCCCAGTACCGGCGCGGCGACGGGCTGGTGTGGGACGACTGCAACTCGGATGCGTTCGCGTCCGAGCCGGATGGCACCGTCTGGATCGGGACGAGCGCGGGGCTCTCGCGTTTCCACGAATCCGAAGTCAAAGCAAGCCCGGGACCGCCCCGGGTGGTGCTTACTTCCGTCCAACTGGGTGGACACCCCCAGACGCCGTCCACTGCCGCGAAGGTGGATTACCGCTGGAACACGCTGACGGTCCGGTTCGCGGTTCTGTCGTTTTCGCGGCCCTCCAGCCAGCGCTTCCGCTATCGTGTCGTTGGGCTTTCGTCGGAGTGGCAGAACACGTCGCAGCGTGAGATGCAGTTTGCGGAAATGCCGCCGGGCGACTACCGCCTGGAGGTGTACGGGTTTGACGGGTACAAGGAATGGAGCCGCGAGCCGGCCGTTTTCGCGTTCACGATTATGCCCCCGTGGTGGGCCAATCGCTACCTGCAGGGGCTGGTGGTCCTGCTGCTGATTGCGGCGGGCCTGTGGCGCATCGAGCGCGCGAAGCACCAGCACCGCGAGGAGACTGAGCGGCTGGAACGCGCGGTGGACGAGCGCACGAAGCAACTGCGGCTGGAGAAGGAACGGAGTGAACGGGCCAATCGCCTGAAAGACGAATTCCTGGCCAACGTCAGCCATGAGATCAGGACGCCGATGAACGGCATCCTCGGCATGACGGAACTGGCGCTGGGTACGCCGCTGACGACGGAACAGAAGGATTATCTGGAGACCGTCAAGATCTCGGCCGACAGCCTGCTGGCCCTGCTAAACGACATTCTGGACCTCTCCAAGATCGAAGCGGGCTTCATGGAAATTGGCCACGAGGAGTTCCCGTTGCGCGATACCGTGCAGCAGGCGGTCCGCACGCTGGCCGGCCGGGCCGCGGCGAAGCGGCTGGAACTCACCTGCTCTTTCGACAAGAAACTGCCCAACCGGATGATCGGCGACAGTTCCCGGCTCAGGCAAGTGCTTCTGAACCTGCTCGGAAATGCCCTGAAGTTCACTGAGAAGGGATCCGTGTCGTTGAGTGTGGCCCTGGACCGCACCGTCGATAACGATGCGGAGATTCGTTTCGAGGTGAAGGATACCGGTATCGGCATTCCGTTGGATCAGCAAAAACTCATCTTCGAAGCCTTCCGGCAGGCGGACGGTTCAGTCACACGCCGCTACGGCGGCACGGGGCTTGGCCTGGCGATCTCGGCCAAGATTGTCGACGGGATGGGGGGCCGGTTGGAGGTGGAGAGCGAGCCGGGCAAAGGCAGCCTCTTCCGCTTCTGGGTGAAGATGCAACTGGTTGCCCCGCTGGAGAATGCTCCGGATCCCGAACCGGAGCCTGTGCCGGAGCCACCGGCCCCAGCCCGGCTGCGCGTGCTGGTGGCCGAGGACAATCCGGTGAACCGCAAACTGGTGGAACGCCTGATGAGCAAGCGAGGCCACGACGTGGTGGCGGTTTCCGACGGCAAGCAGGCCGTCGACCGGATCTCAGTGCAACACTTCGATGTGGTTCTCATGGACGTGCAGATGCCAGGCATGGACGGGTTGGAGGCGACACGGCAGATCCGGAGCCTGGAAGTGGCCCTCGGCCGGCACGTGCCCATTCTGGCGCTGACGGCCAACGCCATGAAGGGCGATGAAGGCTCGTGCCTGGAAGCCGGCATGGATGGGTTCCTCACCAAGCCTTACGAGGCCGAAAAGCTGTTCGGCGTGATCGACGAAATGACTCGCCGCAACCCGATTCCATGA
- a CDS encoding YeiH family protein — translation MASASNRWWIHEDWLAVWLGLATLIVVPLGLRPALPAFKWASTTALGGLFNAANLQTSLILCAILFVMALPGALALGAKAGKFALGFLVVFALSWLAQLIAGNSTMAYWGIEYVIFALVLGLLFSNVIGCPAWLMEAVRTEYFIKSGLVIMGATILFQDIMEAGVLGMLQAVLVVVVVWYFSFWLCRRLKLDDEFSAMLSTAVSICGVSAAIAACGAIHGDRRRLSYVASVVLIVAVPMIVIQPWLIKTMGLSDVVGGAWLGGTLDTTGSVVAAGSLISETAMKMGTIVKFSQNVLIGVAAFLLSVWWSMKSGNGNQPKASARVIWERFPKFVIGFVAASLVFSFLVDPAVVKATKGTLTGLRTAWFALAFACIGLETKFTDLLTMENGRPFFAFLGAQTANVIWTLILAWLIFGGMFFAVPKI, via the coding sequence ATGGCTTCTGCATCGAACCGCTGGTGGATTCATGAGGACTGGCTGGCCGTTTGGCTGGGGTTGGCGACACTGATTGTTGTTCCGTTGGGCCTCAGGCCGGCCCTGCCCGCCTTCAAATGGGCTTCCACCACCGCGCTGGGCGGGTTATTCAACGCCGCCAACCTACAGACATCGCTGATTCTCTGCGCAATTTTGTTCGTGATGGCGCTGCCTGGCGCCCTGGCGCTGGGTGCGAAAGCCGGAAAGTTCGCCCTAGGCTTCCTCGTCGTCTTCGCCCTGTCCTGGCTGGCTCAACTCATTGCGGGCAACAGTACGATGGCCTACTGGGGCATCGAGTACGTCATCTTCGCGCTGGTGCTGGGCCTGCTGTTCAGCAACGTGATCGGCTGCCCGGCCTGGTTGATGGAAGCGGTGCGTACGGAGTATTTCATCAAGAGCGGCCTGGTCATCATGGGCGCCACGATCCTTTTCCAGGACATCATGGAAGCCGGCGTCCTGGGCATGCTCCAGGCGGTGTTGGTGGTCGTGGTGGTTTGGTATTTCAGTTTCTGGCTGTGCCGCCGCCTGAAGCTGGACGATGAGTTCTCGGCGATGCTCTCCACCGCGGTGTCCATCTGTGGAGTGAGCGCCGCCATCGCGGCCTGCGGAGCCATCCACGGCGACCGCCGCCGGCTCAGCTACGTGGCCAGCGTCGTGCTGATTGTGGCCGTCCCCATGATCGTGATCCAACCCTGGCTGATCAAGACAATGGGACTCTCCGATGTCGTTGGAGGCGCATGGCTGGGCGGGACGCTCGACACGACGGGCAGCGTGGTTGCGGCCGGGTCGTTGATCAGTGAGACGGCCATGAAGATGGGCACCATCGTGAAGTTCTCGCAAAACGTGCTTATCGGCGTGGCGGCGTTCCTGCTATCCGTCTGGTGGTCGATGAAGTCCGGCAATGGCAATCAGCCCAAGGCCAGTGCGCGGGTGATCTGGGAGCGGTTCCCCAAGTTCGTGATCGGATTCGTCGCCGCGTCCCTGGTGTTCAGCTTCCTGGTGGATCCGGCTGTCGTGAAGGCGACCAAGGGGACTCTGACTGGACTGCGTACGGCCTGGTTTGCGCTCGCCTTTGCCTGCATCGGCCTGGAAACGAAGTTCACCGATCTGCTGACCATGGAGAACGGCCGGCCGTTCTTCGCCTTCCTGGGTGCGCAGACGGCCAACGTGATCTGGACGTTGATTCTGGCCTGGCTCATCTTCGGCGGCATGTTCTTCGCCGTGCCGAAGATCTGA